A window from Sphingopyxis alaskensis RB2256 encodes these proteins:
- a CDS encoding multidrug efflux RND transporter permease subunit, with product MTPRFFIDRPIFSWVIAIGILLAGIIALRGLPVEQYPSVAPPSLTIGVTYPGADARTLEQNVTQVIEQELNGVEGFLYMASTSESNGTASITLTFEAGTDIDNAQMEVQNRLRRVEQRLPEDVRRQGISVTEANSGFLLIVAITSKSGNTDPMEVNNFANTRVLDELRRVNGVGNVQAFAPEYAMRVWLDPQKLASYGLSAAEALAAVQEQNSQTPGGQLGDQPIAKGAQINAVITTQGRFTKPEQFESIILRANPDGSAVTLADVGRVELGAASYLFSSELNGKPMAGLAVQLTPGANALSTAEGVRAQMAELEKGFPPDISWSIPYDTTPFVELSIEEVVKTLVEAMILVFLVMFLFLQNWRATVIPTIVVPIALAGACLGLWMFGFSINVLTLFGMVLAIGILVDDAIVVIENVERIMNEEHLPPYEATVKAMGQITSAIIGITLVLIAVFIPMAFFPGSTGGIYRQFSMTLAISIAFSALLALTLTPALCATLLKPHDQTRRTGPVGVFFDRFFDRFNGWFGRTTDRYQGGVGKMLAAPLRWLGVFVAMVAITALLFTRLPGSFLPQEDQGYLITVIQAPPGATTQRTNEATKQVKAFFAEQPQVANIVLVNGFSFFGQGQANAIMFTPLKPWDERTGEGDSADAIAGRAMGTLMGIKEAFAFSLSPPSIPELGTSSGFTFKLQDRGANGREALVAARNQMLGGAMQSKLLANVRPEGQEDAPVLKLDIDRIQARALGLSIGEVNATLAISFGSAYANDFTREGRVLRVLLQADAANRMTPQDVLDLRVRSATGDMVPFGSFSKAEWSAEPPQLQRYNGYPAMTISGEPAPGQSTGEAMAEMERLAEQLPPGFAYEWTGISYEEKQSAGQIGMLLGLSLVVVFLLLAALYESWSVPVAVLLVVPLGVLGAVLFSMFRGLSADIYFNVGLITIIGLAAKNAILIVEFAIEQEAEGKSTLDAVMEAVKLRLRPIIMTSLAFILGMVPLVIATGAGAASRIAVGSGVMGGMIAATLLGIFFIPLFYLSVRKWLSRKRPPAPTEKGHHEEPGHA from the coding sequence ATGACTCCCCGCTTTTTCATCGACCGGCCCATTTTTTCCTGGGTCATCGCCATCGGCATCCTGCTCGCCGGGATCATCGCGCTGCGTGGGCTGCCCGTCGAGCAATATCCGTCGGTGGCGCCGCCGTCACTGACCATCGGCGTCACCTATCCGGGCGCAGATGCGAGGACGCTGGAGCAGAATGTCACGCAGGTTATCGAGCAGGAACTGAACGGGGTCGAGGGCTTCCTCTACATGGCCTCGACCAGCGAATCCAACGGCACCGCATCGATCACGCTGACCTTTGAGGCGGGGACCGACATCGACAATGCGCAGATGGAGGTACAGAACCGTCTGCGCCGCGTCGAACAGCGGCTGCCCGAAGATGTGCGGCGCCAGGGCATTTCGGTGACCGAGGCCAATTCGGGCTTCCTCCTGATCGTCGCGATCACGTCGAAGAGCGGCAACACGGACCCGATGGAGGTCAACAATTTCGCCAACACGCGCGTGCTCGACGAACTGCGCCGCGTGAATGGCGTCGGCAATGTCCAGGCCTTTGCCCCCGAATATGCGATGCGCGTCTGGCTCGATCCGCAGAAGCTTGCCTCCTATGGCCTCTCGGCTGCCGAAGCGCTCGCGGCGGTGCAGGAGCAGAATAGCCAGACGCCGGGCGGCCAATTGGGCGACCAGCCGATCGCGAAGGGGGCGCAGATCAACGCCGTCATCACGACGCAGGGCCGCTTCACCAAGCCCGAACAGTTCGAAAGCATCATCCTGCGCGCCAACCCCGACGGGTCGGCGGTGACGCTGGCCGACGTCGGCCGCGTCGAGCTTGGCGCGGCAAGCTATCTGTTCTCGTCCGAACTCAATGGCAAGCCAATGGCGGGCCTCGCGGTCCAGCTGACCCCCGGCGCCAATGCGCTGTCGACCGCCGAGGGCGTGCGCGCGCAGATGGCGGAGCTGGAAAAAGGCTTTCCGCCCGACATCAGCTGGTCGATCCCCTATGACACGACGCCCTTCGTCGAGCTGTCGATCGAGGAAGTGGTCAAGACGCTGGTCGAGGCGATGATCCTCGTCTTCCTCGTCATGTTCCTGTTCCTGCAGAACTGGCGCGCGACGGTGATCCCGACGATCGTCGTGCCGATCGCACTCGCAGGGGCGTGCCTTGGCCTGTGGATGTTCGGATTCTCGATCAACGTGTTGACGCTTTTCGGCATGGTGCTGGCGATCGGCATTCTCGTCGACGATGCGATCGTCGTGATCGAAAATGTCGAGCGCATCATGAATGAAGAGCATCTGCCGCCCTATGAAGCGACGGTGAAGGCGATGGGGCAGATCACCAGCGCGATCATCGGCATCACGCTGGTGCTGATCGCGGTGTTCATCCCGATGGCGTTCTTCCCCGGCTCGACGGGCGGCATCTATCGCCAATTCTCGATGACGCTCGCGATCTCGATCGCCTTCTCGGCGCTGCTCGCTCTCACGCTCACGCCGGCGCTCTGCGCGACCTTGCTGAAGCCGCACGACCAGACCAGGCGCACCGGGCCGGTCGGCGTCTTCTTCGATCGCTTCTTCGACCGCTTCAACGGCTGGTTCGGGCGCACGACCGATCGCTATCAGGGCGGCGTGGGCAAGATGCTCGCCGCGCCGCTGCGCTGGCTGGGCGTATTTGTGGCGATGGTCGCGATAACCGCGCTGCTCTTTACCCGCCTCCCCGGATCCTTCCTGCCGCAGGAGGATCAGGGCTATCTGATCACGGTCATTCAGGCCCCGCCGGGCGCGACGACGCAGCGCACCAACGAAGCGACGAAGCAGGTCAAGGCCTTCTTCGCCGAACAGCCGCAGGTCGCGAACATCGTGCTCGTCAACGGCTTCAGCTTTTTCGGCCAGGGTCAGGCGAACGCGATCATGTTCACGCCGCTGAAACCCTGGGACGAACGCACCGGCGAAGGCGACAGCGCCGACGCGATCGCCGGCAGGGCGATGGGCACGCTGATGGGCATCAAGGAAGCCTTTGCCTTTTCGCTGAGCCCGCCGTCGATCCCCGAACTCGGCACGTCGAGCGGCTTTACGTTCAAATTGCAGGATCGCGGCGCAAACGGGCGCGAGGCGCTGGTCGCGGCACGCAACCAGATGCTCGGCGGCGCGATGCAGAGCAAGCTGCTCGCCAATGTCCGCCCCGAAGGGCAGGAAGACGCGCCGGTGCTCAAGCTCGACATCGACCGCATCCAGGCGCGCGCGCTCGGCCTGTCGATCGGCGAGGTCAATGCAACGCTCGCGATCAGTTTCGGTAGCGCCTATGCCAATGACTTCACGCGCGAGGGCCGCGTGCTGCGCGTGCTGCTCCAGGCCGACGCGGCGAACCGCATGACGCCGCAGGATGTGCTCGACCTGCGCGTGCGCAGCGCGACGGGCGACATGGTGCCCTTTGGATCGTTCAGCAAGGCCGAATGGTCGGCCGAACCGCCGCAGCTTCAACGCTATAACGGCTATCCGGCAATGACGATTTCGGGGGAGCCCGCGCCCGGCCAGTCGACCGGCGAGGCGATGGCGGAAATGGAGCGGCTGGCGGAGCAATTGCCGCCGGGATTCGCCTATGAATGGACCGGCATTTCCTATGAAGAGAAGCAGTCGGCCGGTCAGATCGGCATGTTGCTGGGTCTGTCACTCGTCGTCGTCTTCCTGCTGCTCGCCGCGCTCTATGAAAGCTGGTCGGTGCCGGTGGCGGTGCTGCTCGTCGTTCCGCTCGGCGTGCTCGGCGCGGTGCTCTTTTCGATGTTCCGCGGGCTGTCGGCCGACATTTATTTCAACGTCGGCCTGATCACGATCATCGGGCTTGCCGCCAAGAATGCGATCCTGATCGTCGAGTTCGCGATCGAGCAGGAGGCCGAGGGCAAATCGACGCTCGACGCGGTGATGGAAGCGGTGAAGCTGCGCCTGCGGCCGATCATCATGACCAGTCTGGCGTTCATCCTTGGCATGGTGCCGCTCGTTATCGCAACGGGCGCGGGCGCCGCCAGCCGCATCGCGGTTGGATCGGGCGTGATGGGCGGGATGATCGCCGCGACCTTGCTCGGCATCTTCTTCATCCCGCTGTTCTACCTGTCGGTGCGCAAATGGCTGAGCCGCAAACGCCCCCCCGCCCCCACCGAGAAAGGCCACCATGAGGAGCCCGGTCATGCGTAA
- a CDS encoding efflux transporter outer membrane subunit yields MRKAILLLIATTLAGCVDMAPPHERPPLATAADYPAEFAGGATPGQRATDIAWRDFFADPRLEMLIAQAIAHNRDLAVAVAQIEEARGLYRIQAADRLPTVGASADAARTRGPSVTGVGTDTTSRYSVGVGVTSFELDFWGRVRNLSEAARSQYLATEAAERTFRLALVRDVASTYFASRGAEEQIQLAEATVASRKEGLRIARRRLDAGVTSALDYRQSETLLTQAETQLASLKLGKAQADNFLAVLTGGPVSEPLLAPLPLVAQAGAPALTAGLPSDLLVARPDIVATEERLRAARANVGAARAAFFPSISLTGSFGFASGALDDLFGDDGMTWTFGPSISLPIFDFGRRQGNLTVAEAREDIAVAAYERTVQGAFREVADALAGRRYLAEQVEAQERGTLATRQIADLARKRYREGVSTYLEVLDAERNLFAAEQTLIELRRAQVDNLVTLYVALGGGLVERAGSAAR; encoded by the coding sequence ATGCGTAAGGCGATCCTGCTTCTCATCGCAACGACGCTCGCCGGATGCGTCGACATGGCGCCTCCGCACGAGCGGCCACCGCTGGCGACCGCCGCCGACTATCCCGCCGAGTTCGCGGGCGGCGCGACGCCGGGGCAGCGCGCGACCGACATCGCGTGGCGCGACTTCTTCGCCGACCCGCGGCTCGAAATGCTGATCGCGCAGGCGATCGCGCATAATCGCGACCTTGCCGTCGCCGTGGCGCAGATCGAGGAGGCGCGCGGCCTCTATCGCATCCAGGCGGCCGACCGCCTGCCGACGGTCGGCGCCAGCGCCGATGCAGCGCGGACGCGCGGCCCGTCGGTGACGGGCGTAGGCACCGACACGACGAGCCGCTATTCGGTCGGCGTTGGCGTCACCTCGTTCGAGCTCGATTTCTGGGGGCGGGTCAGGAATCTCTCCGAAGCGGCGCGCAGCCAATATCTTGCGACCGAGGCGGCCGAGCGCACTTTTCGCCTCGCGCTTGTGCGCGATGTCGCCTCGACCTATTTCGCTTCGCGCGGCGCCGAGGAGCAGATCCAGCTTGCCGAAGCGACGGTGGCGAGCCGCAAGGAGGGACTGCGCATCGCCCGGCGCCGCCTCGATGCCGGGGTCACATCGGCCCTCGACTATCGCCAGTCGGAAACGCTGCTGACGCAAGCCGAAACGCAGCTCGCGAGCCTGAAGCTCGGCAAGGCGCAGGCCGACAATTTCCTCGCCGTGCTCACTGGCGGCCCGGTTAGCGAGCCTCTGCTCGCGCCGCTTCCGCTCGTCGCGCAGGCGGGGGCACCCGCGCTGACCGCGGGGCTGCCGTCCGACCTGCTCGTCGCGCGCCCCGACATTGTCGCGACCGAGGAACGGCTGCGCGCCGCGCGCGCCAATGTCGGCGCGGCGCGTGCCGCCTTTTTCCCGTCGATCTCGCTCACCGGCAGTTTCGGTTTCGCCTCAGGCGCGCTCGACGACCTGTTCGGCGACGATGGCATGACATGGACTTTCGGCCCGTCGATCAGCCTGCCGATCTTCGACTTCGGTCGGCGGCAAGGCAATCTGACGGTCGCCGAGGCGCGCGAGGACATCGCCGTCGCGGCCTATGAACGCACCGTGCAGGGCGCGTTCCGCGAGGTCGCCGACGCGCTCGCCGGGCGGCGTTATCTGGCCGAACAGGTCGAAGCGCAGGAGCGCGGCACGCTGGCGACGCGGCAGATCGCCGACCTGGCGCGCAAGCGCTATCGCGAGGGGGTGTCGACCTATCTCGAAGTGCTCGACGCCGAACGCAACCTGTTTGCCGCCGAACAGACGCTGATCGAACTGCGCCGTGCGCAGGTCGACAATCTGGTGACGCTTTATGTCGCGCTGGGTGG